One Mycobacteroides salmoniphilum DNA segment encodes these proteins:
- a CDS encoding NAD-dependent epimerase/dehydratase family protein, which produces MRETVLVTGGNGFIARWSIVELLQRGYRVRTTVRSSTKDELVRTAVTRATDRADGLEITHADLTRPEGWADAVDGCDYVLHIASPLTPDSPRDPDALLTPAREGTLNVLRAATAAGVRRVVMTSAANASSPSSYTEDGVTDETLWTNPDQPGLPAYRRSKTVAERTAWDFMTTYDGPTELTTVLPGAVFGPVLGADDSGSVQVIGRLLSGAMPGTPRIGLEVVDVRDLVDLHLRAMTSPRAAGERFLGTGEFMWMSDIAAVLRERLGPGAAKVPTRVLPNIVVRALALLNSDLRAIAPGLGRRNRHSTAKAEQILGWSPRSGAETVTDCARDLLTQGLV; this is translated from the coding sequence ATGCGTGAAACAGTGCTGGTCACTGGGGGCAACGGATTCATCGCACGGTGGTCGATCGTCGAACTTCTCCAGCGTGGATATCGGGTGCGCACCACGGTTCGCAGTTCCACCAAGGATGAATTGGTCCGCACCGCCGTCACCCGAGCGACCGATCGGGCGGACGGCCTCGAGATCACGCATGCCGATCTGACGCGTCCGGAGGGGTGGGCCGATGCCGTCGACGGATGCGACTACGTGCTCCACATCGCCTCGCCGTTGACACCCGATAGCCCCCGGGACCCCGATGCACTACTCACCCCGGCGCGCGAGGGCACCCTCAACGTGTTGCGCGCGGCCACCGCCGCGGGAGTGCGCCGCGTGGTCATGACCTCGGCCGCCAACGCGTCCAGCCCCTCCTCCTACACCGAAGACGGCGTCACCGACGAAACCCTGTGGACCAATCCCGACCAGCCCGGGCTCCCCGCATACCGTCGCTCCAAGACGGTCGCGGAACGTACGGCCTGGGACTTCATGACGACGTACGACGGCCCGACCGAGCTGACCACGGTATTGCCGGGCGCTGTTTTCGGGCCCGTCCTGGGAGCGGACGACAGCGGTTCCGTTCAGGTCATCGGGCGACTACTTTCGGGCGCCATGCCCGGAACGCCGCGCATCGGCCTCGAAGTCGTTGATGTCCGCGATCTCGTGGACTTGCATCTGAGAGCCATGACGTCGCCCCGCGCTGCCGGTGAAAGATTCTTGGGCACAGGTGAATTCATGTGGATGAGTGATATCGCCGCCGTGCTCCGCGAACGGTTGGGACCCGGTGCGGCGAAGGTACCGACGCGTGTACTGCCGAACATCGTCGTGCGGGCGCTTGCGCTCCTGAACTCCGATCTGCGGGCAATCGCACCCGGGCTCGGGCGCCGCAATCGGCACTCGACGGCCAAGGCCGAGCAAATACTCGGCTGGTCCCCCAGATCCGGCGCGGAGACCGTCACCGATTGTGCGCGAGATCTCCTCACACAAGGGCTGGTGTGA
- a CDS encoding DUF167 domain-containing protein, producing MSVRTVVCVIKPGSRKGPAVEVADDGALTLFVREPAIDGKANKAAVALLAEHLDVPKSTVRLVAGQTSRRKRFSVG from the coding sequence GTGAGTGTGCGCACAGTCGTCTGCGTCATCAAGCCCGGCAGCCGCAAGGGGCCCGCTGTCGAGGTTGCCGACGACGGCGCGTTGACCCTCTTTGTGCGGGAGCCGGCGATCGACGGCAAGGCCAACAAGGCTGCCGTCGCATTGCTTGCCGAGCATTTGGATGTGCCGAAATCGACGGTGCGGCTCGTTGCCGGGCAGACCAGCAGACGGAAGCGATTCTCGGTCGGCTAG
- a CDS encoding TetR/AcrR family transcriptional regulator yields MSVPRKDALANRERLITAAREAFSERGLDATLDDIAARAGLGTGTAYRHFRDKHALASEVLSEATEQIAKDARAALTIADPWQALATFCERIGARHAANRGLYEALSGKGRTEDKVRIWPQIVQAVTQLVERARSAGVIRADAQPEDVGAILTMLGPVYPMGQQAWRRYLTLMFDGLRAVHAPPLPVPAPRVSSLDDLTAANRDRRP; encoded by the coding sequence GTGAGCGTGCCGCGCAAGGACGCATTGGCCAACCGCGAACGATTGATCACCGCGGCCCGCGAGGCGTTTTCCGAACGGGGTCTCGATGCGACGCTCGACGACATCGCGGCGCGCGCGGGACTCGGAACGGGCACCGCCTATCGACATTTCCGCGACAAGCACGCGTTGGCGTCGGAGGTGTTGAGTGAAGCCACCGAGCAGATCGCCAAGGACGCTCGCGCGGCGCTGACCATCGCAGACCCCTGGCAAGCACTCGCCACGTTCTGCGAGCGTATCGGGGCCCGCCACGCCGCCAACCGCGGACTCTACGAGGCACTGTCCGGCAAGGGCCGCACCGAGGACAAAGTACGGATCTGGCCGCAGATCGTGCAGGCGGTGACGCAGCTCGTCGAGCGAGCGCGGTCGGCCGGAGTCATCCGAGCCGACGCCCAACCGGAAGACGTCGGCGCAATCCTGACCATGCTGGGCCCCGTGTATCCGATGGGCCAACAGGCCTGGCGCCGATATCTCACACTCATGTTCGACGGCCTACGGGCCGTTCACGCTCCCCCGCTTCCGGTGCCCGCACCGCGCGTGTCCTCGCTCGACGATCTCACCGCCGCCAACCGGGACCGGCGTCCCTAG
- the lipA gene encoding lipoyl synthase: MTEPRKLLRLEVRNAQTPIERKPDWIRTRAKMGPEYKELKALVRTGGLHTVCEEAGCPNIFECWEDREATFLIGGEQCTRRCDFCQIDTGKPADLDRDEPRRVAESVHTMGLRYSTVTGVARDDLPDGGAWLYAETVRYIKELNPATGVELLIPDFNAVPEQLDEVFASRPEVLAHNLETVPRVFRRIRPAFSYERSLSVITAAREAQLVTKSNLILGMGETNDEIREALVALHEAGCDIITITQYLRPSPRHHPVDRWVKPQEFVELSEFAEGLGFAGVMAGPLVRSSYRAGRLYAQAMAHHGRPLPAELVHLASAGSAAQEAVNLIAR; this comes from the coding sequence ATGACCGAACCCCGCAAGCTGCTGCGACTGGAAGTTCGCAACGCCCAAACCCCCATCGAGCGCAAGCCGGACTGGATCCGCACCCGCGCCAAGATGGGCCCCGAGTACAAGGAACTCAAAGCGCTGGTGCGCACCGGCGGGTTACACACTGTGTGTGAGGAAGCCGGATGCCCCAACATCTTCGAATGCTGGGAAGACCGCGAGGCCACCTTCCTCATCGGCGGTGAGCAGTGCACCCGTCGCTGCGATTTCTGCCAGATCGACACCGGTAAGCCCGCCGACCTGGACCGCGACGAGCCTCGGCGAGTGGCCGAGAGCGTGCACACCATGGGCCTGCGGTACTCGACGGTCACCGGGGTGGCACGGGACGACCTGCCCGACGGCGGCGCCTGGCTGTACGCCGAAACCGTGCGGTACATCAAGGAGCTCAATCCGGCCACGGGTGTGGAGCTGCTCATCCCGGACTTCAACGCCGTCCCCGAGCAGCTCGACGAGGTGTTCGCATCGCGGCCCGAGGTACTGGCGCACAACCTGGAGACGGTGCCGCGGGTGTTCCGTCGCATCCGGCCCGCGTTCAGCTATGAGCGAAGCCTGTCGGTGATCACCGCCGCGCGTGAGGCGCAGCTGGTGACCAAGAGCAACCTGATTCTGGGCATGGGCGAGACCAACGACGAGATTCGCGAAGCACTTGTCGCGCTGCACGAGGCGGGCTGCGACATCATCACCATCACCCAATATCTGCGCCCCTCGCCGCGGCATCATCCGGTTGATCGCTGGGTCAAACCGCAAGAATTCGTGGAGCTTTCGGAATTCGCGGAGGGCCTGGGCTTCGCCGGTGTGATGGCCGGACCGCTGGTGCGTTCCTCCTACCGGGCCGGGCGGCTGTACGCGCAGGCCATGGCCCACCACGGACGCCCGCTGCCCGCGGAGCTGGTGCACCTGGCGTCGGCCGGGTCGGCTGCCCAGGAGGCAGTGAATCTCATCGCGCGCTGA
- a CDS encoding oxidoreductase: MAWIDAFRSKRGGRTTQGTNDDVRYLATWAAARTGVEAYVEPQTNFSDVTVILIAGDGEWTRRRVGGVAGARRISERLKIPVYDVHRTGYPQRKRDYDARQRILKRRAAEEGA; this comes from the coding sequence ATGGCATGGATCGACGCCTTTCGAAGCAAACGCGGGGGGCGGACCACACAGGGCACGAATGACGACGTGCGCTACCTCGCGACCTGGGCCGCGGCGCGCACCGGCGTGGAGGCCTACGTCGAACCGCAAACCAACTTCTCCGACGTCACCGTGATACTCATCGCGGGTGATGGCGAGTGGACTCGCCGCCGCGTCGGCGGGGTAGCGGGCGCACGGCGAATCTCCGAGAGACTCAAGATCCCCGTGTACGACGTACATCGCACCGGGTACCCGCAGCGCAAACGTGATTACGACGCCCGGCAGCGAATTCTCAAGCGCCGCGCGGCCGAGGAAGGCGCCTAG
- a CDS encoding leucyl aminopeptidase: protein MSAYTAPSFTLATSIPQRGVSAAVLLVGVRPSEKESDKGPTVVDAQLLDKAAVKSIEAALKAVGATGSAEQLTRVVVDGLPVASVLAVGLGKADTAETIRRAAGVAARSLDNVETLVTTLSAQDVDATVQGLVLGGYRFAEFRSARTAPKDAGLQKVTLLVGDKGRAQKDAMERGAAVASAVVIARDFVNTPPSHLFPAEFAKRAKTLATAEGIEVEVLDEKELAKGGYGGIVGVGKGSSRQPRLVRLTYRGAKGKKAKTVALVGKGITFDTGGISIKPAGGMENMTSDMGGAAAVIAVTLLAARQQLPIDVIATVPMAENMPSSTAQRPGDVLTHLDGTTVEVINTDAEGRLILADAIVRACQDEPDYLIDTATLTGAQVVALGTRTPGVMGTDEFRDRVSSISRSVGENGWSMPLPEELRDDLKSRVADLANVTNHRNGGMLAAGLYLREFVADGVQWAHIDVAGPAFNTGGPWGYTPKGSTGVPVRTIFGVLEDIVENG from the coding sequence ATGAGCGCATACACGGCACCTTCGTTCACCCTGGCCACATCCATTCCGCAGCGCGGGGTCTCCGCCGCGGTGCTGCTCGTGGGCGTGCGCCCCAGCGAGAAGGAATCCGACAAGGGCCCCACGGTGGTCGACGCCCAGCTGCTGGACAAGGCGGCCGTCAAGTCCATCGAGGCCGCGCTCAAGGCGGTCGGGGCGACCGGCTCGGCCGAGCAGCTCACCCGGGTGGTCGTGGACGGGCTGCCGGTGGCCAGTGTGCTCGCCGTGGGACTGGGTAAGGCCGACACCGCCGAGACGATCCGTCGCGCCGCCGGGGTCGCCGCACGGTCCCTCGACAATGTCGAAACCCTGGTGACCACGCTGTCCGCGCAGGATGTCGACGCCACCGTGCAGGGGCTGGTGCTGGGCGGGTACCGCTTCGCGGAATTCCGCAGCGCCAGGACGGCACCGAAGGATGCTGGGCTGCAGAAGGTTACGTTGCTCGTCGGCGACAAGGGCCGCGCACAGAAGGACGCCATGGAGCGTGGTGCCGCCGTCGCCTCTGCTGTCGTGATTGCCCGGGATTTTGTGAACACCCCGCCCAGCCACCTGTTCCCGGCCGAATTCGCCAAGCGCGCAAAGACGTTGGCGACGGCCGAGGGCATCGAGGTCGAGGTCCTCGACGAGAAGGAACTGGCCAAGGGCGGCTACGGCGGCATCGTGGGAGTGGGCAAGGGGTCCTCGCGCCAGCCGCGCCTGGTGCGCTTGACCTATCGCGGCGCCAAGGGCAAGAAGGCCAAGACGGTCGCGCTGGTGGGCAAGGGCATCACCTTCGACACCGGCGGCATCTCGATCAAGCCGGCCGGCGGTATGGAGAACATGACCTCCGATATGGGTGGGGCGGCAGCGGTTATCGCGGTCACCCTGCTGGCGGCCCGCCAACAGCTGCCGATCGACGTGATCGCGACGGTGCCCATGGCCGAGAACATGCCGTCGTCGACGGCGCAGCGTCCCGGTGACGTGTTGACCCATCTGGACGGCACCACCGTCGAGGTGATCAACACCGACGCCGAGGGCCGTCTGATCCTCGCGGACGCGATCGTGCGGGCCTGCCAGGACGAGCCCGACTACCTGATCGACACCGCGACGCTGACCGGTGCGCAGGTGGTGGCCCTGGGTACCCGCACCCCCGGCGTGATGGGCACCGACGAGTTCCGGGACCGGGTGTCCTCGATCTCGCGGTCCGTGGGCGAGAACGGCTGGTCCATGCCACTCCCCGAGGAGCTGCGCGACGATCTCAAGTCCCGGGTGGCCGACCTGGCGAACGTCACCAATCACCGCAACGGCGGCATGCTGGCGGCCGGGCTGTACCTGCGGGAGTTCGTCGCCGACGGCGTGCAGTGGGCACATATCGACGTCGCGGGCCCGGCGTTCAACACCGGCGGACCGTGGGGCTACACACCCAAGGGCAGCACCGGCGTGCCGGTACGGACCATCTTCGGGGTGCTGGAAGACATCGTCGAGAACGGGTAG
- the lipB gene encoding lipoyl(octanoyl) transferase LipB — protein MEPVHRTHGSIRSSADPVFVRDLGMIDYGTAWELQRDLVEARVAGGPDTLLTLQHPAVYTAGRRTEPQERPIDGAPVIDTDRGGKITWHGPGQLVGYPIVRLAEPIDVVNYVRRLEESIIAVCAQLGVQTKRVDGRSGVWLAAGGGKPERKIAAIGVRVQRGVTMHGFSLNCNNSLDAYLPIVACGISDAGVTTLSAELDREVTIDEIHDQVISSVVDALEGRLAVGAVGA, from the coding sequence ATGGAACCCGTGCACCGCACTCATGGATCCATCCGATCCAGCGCAGATCCCGTATTCGTGCGGGACCTGGGCATGATCGACTATGGGACGGCCTGGGAGCTGCAACGCGACCTCGTCGAGGCCCGCGTCGCCGGCGGACCCGACACGCTGCTGACCCTGCAGCATCCGGCGGTCTACACCGCGGGCCGGCGCACCGAACCGCAGGAACGGCCGATCGATGGCGCACCCGTCATCGACACCGACCGCGGCGGCAAGATCACCTGGCACGGGCCGGGCCAGCTGGTCGGCTATCCGATCGTGCGATTGGCCGAGCCCATCGACGTGGTGAACTACGTTCGGCGCCTAGAAGAATCGATCATCGCGGTGTGCGCACAACTGGGCGTGCAGACCAAGCGCGTCGATGGCCGCTCTGGCGTGTGGCTAGCCGCGGGCGGCGGGAAGCCGGAACGCAAGATCGCCGCTATCGGGGTTCGCGTACAGCGCGGCGTCACCATGCACGGCTTCTCCCTCAACTGCAATAACAGCCTGGACGCGTACCTACCGATCGTTGCCTGCGGCATCAGCGACGCCGGTGTGACGACCTTGTCCGCCGAACTGGACCGGGAAGTCACCATCGACGAGATTCATGACCAGGTCATTTCCTCGGTGGTCGACGCACTCGAGGGACGGCTGGCCGTCGGGGCGGTGGGAGCATGA
- the sucB gene encoding 2-oxoglutarate dehydrogenase, E2 component, dihydrolipoamide succinyltransferase — MAFSVQMPALGESVTEGTVTRWLKQEGDTVQVDEPLLEVSTDKVDTEIPAPTSGVLTKISAHEDDTVEIGGELGVISEAGEAASAPAEAAPAAAPAPEPTPAPAPEPEPAAAPEPAAPAPAAAAPAGPGTSVTMPELGESVTEGTVTRWLKKVGDEVGVDEPLVEVSTDKVDTEIPSPVAGVLLSISANEDDTVAVGGELAVVGAAGAAPAAAPAPAPTPEPAAAPPAPPAPPAPTPAPAAPPAPAAAPAAAPAPAPATPAPVAVDGASDNPYVTPLVRKLAAENNVDLSALTGSGVGGRIRKQDVLAAADAAKAPAPAAAAPTAPAPAAPAALAHLRGTTQKANRIRQLTAKKTRESLQQTAQLTQTHEVDVTKITALRARAKATFAEREGVNLTFLPFFAKAAVEALKAHPNVNASYNEDTKEITYFDAEHLGIAVDTDQGLLSPVIHNAGDLSLAGLARAIADIAGRARSGNLKPDELAGGTFTITNIGSQGALFDTPILVPPQAAMLGTGAIVKRPRVIRDDAGNESIGIRSVCYLPLTYDHRLIDGADAGRFLTTIKHRLEEGAFEADLGL, encoded by the coding sequence ATGGCCTTCTCCGTCCAGATGCCCGCCCTCGGTGAGAGCGTGACCGAAGGGACGGTGACACGGTGGCTCAAGCAAGAGGGCGACACGGTCCAAGTCGACGAGCCACTGCTCGAGGTCTCCACCGACAAGGTGGACACCGAGATCCCCGCTCCCACTTCGGGTGTGCTGACCAAGATCAGCGCCCATGAGGACGACACCGTCGAGATCGGTGGCGAATTGGGTGTGATCAGCGAGGCTGGAGAAGCGGCGTCTGCCCCGGCAGAGGCAGCGCCCGCGGCCGCACCGGCCCCAGAGCCCACGCCCGCTCCCGCACCGGAACCCGAGCCGGCCGCTGCTCCTGAACCCGCCGCTCCGGCACCCGCGGCCGCCGCTCCCGCGGGCCCCGGCACCTCGGTCACGATGCCCGAGCTCGGTGAGTCTGTCACCGAGGGCACCGTGACCCGCTGGCTCAAGAAGGTCGGCGACGAGGTCGGGGTGGACGAGCCGCTCGTCGAGGTATCCACGGACAAGGTCGATACGGAGATTCCGTCACCGGTCGCTGGTGTGCTGCTGAGCATCTCGGCCAACGAGGACGACACCGTCGCTGTGGGTGGCGAACTCGCCGTTGTCGGGGCCGCTGGTGCTGCTCCCGCCGCGGCGCCCGCACCCGCGCCTACCCCCGAACCCGCGGCAGCTCCGCCGGCACCACCCGCGCCTCCTGCTCCTACACCGGCTCCTGCCGCACCCCCGGCACCCGCCGCTGCTCCCGCGGCAGCTCCGGCACCCGCTCCTGCCACGCCGGCGCCCGTCGCCGTTGACGGCGCAAGCGATAACCCGTACGTCACGCCGCTGGTGCGCAAGCTTGCCGCCGAGAACAACGTGGACCTGTCCGCGCTGACCGGCAGCGGTGTGGGTGGACGCATCCGTAAGCAGGACGTCCTGGCTGCCGCCGATGCCGCCAAGGCTCCCGCCCCGGCGGCAGCTGCTCCCACGGCCCCTGCTCCGGCGGCTCCGGCCGCGCTGGCACATCTGCGCGGAACCACGCAGAAGGCCAACCGGATTCGTCAGCTGACCGCCAAGAAGACGCGCGAATCGCTGCAGCAGACCGCCCAGCTGACCCAGACCCACGAGGTCGATGTCACCAAGATCACGGCACTGCGTGCGCGCGCCAAGGCGACCTTCGCCGAGCGCGAGGGCGTGAACCTGACGTTCCTGCCCTTCTTCGCCAAGGCCGCGGTCGAGGCGCTCAAGGCGCACCCGAACGTCAACGCGAGCTACAACGAAGACACCAAGGAGATCACCTACTTCGACGCCGAGCACCTGGGCATCGCGGTCGACACCGATCAGGGGCTGCTGTCTCCGGTGATCCACAATGCCGGTGACCTATCGCTGGCCGGGCTGGCCCGCGCCATCGCCGATATCGCCGGTCGCGCACGCTCGGGGAACCTCAAGCCCGACGAGCTCGCCGGTGGCACCTTCACCATCACCAACATCGGCAGCCAGGGTGCGCTGTTCGATACCCCGATCCTGGTGCCGCCGCAGGCCGCCATGCTCGGCACCGGTGCAATCGTGAAGCGTCCCAGGGTTATCCGTGACGATGCGGGCAACGAGTCGATCGGCATCCGGTCGGTCTGCTACCTGCCACTGACGTACGATCACCGCCTGATCGACGGAGCCGACGCGGGGCGGTTCCTCACCACGATCAAACATCGCCTGGAAGAGGGGGCTTTCGAGGCGGACCTGGGTCTGTAG
- the gcvT gene encoding glycine cleavage system aminomethyltransferase GcvT — MTDLLLGPLHDRHAAQGATFAEFGGWNMPVSYAGTVGEHTATREAVGLFDVSHLGKALVRGPGAAAFINTCFTNDLNKIGPGKAQYTLCCTETGGVVDDLIAYYVSDDEIFLVPNAANTAAVVAALQEKAPEDITITNQHRDYAVLAVQGPASADVLQGLGLPTDMEYMAYADATLDGQPVRVCRTGYTGEHGYELLPSWNSAGAVFDALLPAITAAGGQLAGLGARDTLRTEMGYPLHGHELSADISPVQARAGWAVGWKKDAFWGRDALTQEKAEGARRTLRGLRATGRGVLRPDLTVLSDGQPVGVTTSGTFSPTLKTGIALALLDTSAQIADGASVVVDVRGRGIECEVIKPPFVDVNVG; from the coding sequence ATGACGGATCTCTTACTGGGCCCCCTTCACGATCGGCACGCCGCGCAGGGCGCCACCTTCGCTGAATTCGGCGGCTGGAACATGCCGGTGTCCTACGCCGGCACGGTGGGGGAGCACACCGCTACCCGCGAGGCTGTCGGCCTGTTCGACGTGAGCCACCTGGGCAAGGCGCTGGTGCGTGGACCGGGTGCCGCAGCCTTCATCAATACCTGTTTTACCAACGATCTCAACAAGATTGGACCGGGCAAGGCGCAGTACACCTTGTGTTGCACCGAGACCGGCGGTGTCGTGGACGATCTCATCGCCTACTACGTCTCCGATGACGAGATCTTCCTGGTGCCCAACGCCGCGAACACTGCGGCAGTGGTCGCCGCTCTGCAGGAGAAGGCCCCCGAGGACATCACCATCACCAACCAGCACCGCGACTACGCGGTGCTGGCCGTGCAGGGGCCTGCGTCGGCGGACGTGCTGCAAGGGCTCGGGCTGCCAACGGATATGGAATACATGGCCTACGCGGACGCGACGCTCGACGGTCAGCCGGTGCGCGTGTGCCGGACCGGCTACACCGGGGAACACGGCTACGAGCTACTGCCGTCCTGGAACTCTGCCGGTGCGGTGTTTGATGCGCTGCTGCCGGCGATCACCGCGGCAGGCGGTCAGCTTGCCGGTCTGGGCGCACGCGACACGCTGCGCACGGAGATGGGCTACCCGTTGCACGGGCATGAGCTCTCTGCCGATATCAGCCCGGTGCAGGCACGGGCCGGATGGGCCGTCGGCTGGAAGAAGGACGCGTTCTGGGGCCGCGACGCCCTTACCCAGGAGAAGGCGGAGGGCGCGCGCCGCACCCTGCGGGGCCTGCGTGCCACCGGGCGGGGCGTGCTGCGCCCCGATCTCACGGTGCTGTCCGACGGCCAACCGGTGGGAGTGACGACCTCGGGCACCTTCTCGCCGACCCTCAAGACCGGAATCGCCCTGGCCTTGCTGGACACCTCCGCGCAGATCGCGGACGGAGCGAGCGTCGTCGTGGACGTGCGTGGCCGGGGGATCGAATGCGAGGTCATCAAGCCGCCATTCGTGGACGTCAACGTCGGATAA
- a CDS encoding TIGR01777 family oxidoreductase, translating to MRIVIAGSSGVIGSALVASLRAADHTVVRLVRRDPMGPDEQRWDPASGQIEPGALDDADAVVNMCGVGVGDKRWSGAYKQEIYDSRVIPTEVLAGAVADAGIPVLINASAVGYYGDSGDRVIDETASSGTGFLARVCVDWEAATEEAAQAGTRVVIVRTGLVLSPAGGLFGRSRPLFSLGLGARLGNGRWYMPWISLEDQIRALEFALTESALSGAVNLTGPAPVTNAEFTAALARTLHRPTLLVAPQFALRAIFGEFADAELTRSMRVIPAVLERHGFEFEHHTIGEALAYANNSRPMK from the coding sequence ATGCGCATCGTCATCGCCGGCTCCTCGGGGGTGATCGGGTCGGCGCTCGTCGCGTCACTGCGTGCCGCAGATCACACCGTGGTCCGACTGGTTCGCCGCGACCCGATGGGCCCCGACGAACAGCGCTGGGATCCGGCGAGCGGGCAGATAGAACCCGGCGCTCTGGACGATGCCGATGCCGTCGTCAACATGTGTGGTGTCGGCGTCGGCGACAAACGGTGGTCGGGCGCATACAAACAGGAGATCTACGACAGCCGCGTCATCCCTACGGAGGTGCTGGCCGGTGCCGTCGCCGACGCCGGCATACCGGTATTGATCAACGCCTCCGCGGTCGGCTACTACGGCGACAGCGGCGACCGCGTCATCGACGAAACCGCCTCCAGCGGTACAGGTTTCCTAGCGCGCGTATGTGTCGACTGGGAGGCAGCGACCGAGGAGGCCGCGCAAGCCGGAACCAGGGTGGTGATCGTCCGTACCGGGCTGGTGCTGTCCCCCGCCGGTGGACTCTTCGGCAGGTCGCGCCCGCTGTTCTCCCTCGGCCTGGGTGCGCGCCTGGGCAACGGACGCTGGTACATGCCCTGGATCAGCCTCGAAGACCAGATCCGCGCGCTCGAGTTCGCGTTGACCGAATCGGCGCTCTCGGGCGCGGTGAACCTGACCGGGCCGGCCCCGGTGACCAACGCCGAGTTCACCGCCGCCCTGGCCCGGACGCTGCATCGCCCGACACTGCTGGTGGCGCCACAATTCGCGCTGCGCGCCATCTTCGGCGAGTTCGCCGATGCCGAACTGACCCGCAGTATGCGCGTCATCCCCGCCGTCCTGGAACGGCACGGATTCGAGTTCGAGCATCACACCATCGGCGAGGCGCTGGCCTACGCCAACAACAGTCGACCGATGAAGTGA